The proteins below come from a single Papaver somniferum cultivar HN1 chromosome 11, ASM357369v1, whole genome shotgun sequence genomic window:
- the LOC113324322 gene encoding uncharacterized protein LOC113324322, whose amino-acid sequence MFVSNPTLVIQGEKSSDAFTRQKMQLTSHDEVAEIWEKDFGATSTSILVYPPYSVANMMAIADRYQYGFPQQRILEFFKGKALKLEVKLRHREGELTAAEALIAAKDEEILELKNRLKGKERLGAEEEKLLNELALVRSDLEKARNDTSSSKGLFSYLFFSSSLPFVFLMCCLSLPSLSLSIDIRELTWLQNEKTLQASRIRELVEKIKDEADKLNAREDEHNELMAQYRQRREQMVDMQNRYNSDRRQFDGALLWTRENLREAREGIYRLETKVASLEEELRQARSSHDPEARDYIQWLVRERDDARAEAHALSNALSASRADVARLVESEKDLEINMDGLTKGIEEMSNEVNHLRHLYSMKQVELDEYLEGQLNLANERLEKAQSSLAYQEGQAKYFEGLAGSRDAAAKESAKKVARLTSLLSQFELKATVITHKARCQLAEEINKTLTKIEQNLLKEHDIVKKYPRRPMPEPLTYSSGPFSGGSVPLSQPKNPADRVESSKRK is encoded by the exons aTGTTCGTGTCAAACCCTACTCTAGTGATCCAAGGTGAGAAGAGTTCTGATGCTTTCACCCGTCAGAAGATGCAACTAACATCCCATGATGAGGTGGCGGAGATCtgggagaaggattttggagctACTTCCACTAGTATTTTAGTTTATCCTCCGTATTCTGTTGCTAATATGATGGCAATTGCCGATAggtaccaatacggtttcccTCAGCAGCGGATTCTTGAG TTCTTCAAGGGGAAGGCCCTTAAGTTGGAGGtaaagcttcgtcacagagaaggTGAGTTGACAGCTGCTGAGGCGCTCATCGCTGCTAAGGACGAGGAGATATTGGAATTGAAGAATCGGCTAAAGGGAAAAGAGCGGCTTGGTGCTGAAGAGGAGAAGCTTCTTAATGAGCTTGCACTGGTTCGTAGTGATTTGGAGAAGGCTCGTAATGACACTTCGTCCTCCAaaggtttgttttcttatttattcTTTTCTTCGTCTCTCCCTTTCGTCTTCTTAATGTGCTGTCTGAGTCTCCCATCCCTATCTTTATCGATCGATATCCGAGAATTAACATGGCTTCAGAATGAGAAGACTCTTCAAGCTTCTCGGATTAGGGAACTAGTGGAGAAAATCAAAGATGAGGCTGATAAGTTGAATGCTCGGGAAGATGAGCATAATGAATTGATGGCTCAGTATCGACAACGACGTGagcagatggttgatatgcagaatcgtTATAACTCTGATCGTCGCCAGTTTGATGGTGCTTTGTTGTGGACTCGTGAGAATCTACGTGAGGCTCGTGAGGGTATTTATCGTTTAGAAACTAAGGTGGCAAGCTTGGAAGAGGAGCTGCGTCAAGCTCGTTCATCTCATGATCCTGAAGCTCGGGATTATATACAGTGGCTCGTTCGGGAGAGGGATGATGCCAGAGCTGAGGCCCATGCCCTTAGTAATGCTTTATCTGCTTCTCGGGCCGATGTCGCTCGTTTAGTGGAATCTGAGAAGGACCTTGAAATAAATATGGACGGGCTTACTAAGGggatagaagagatgagtaatgaAGTCAATCACCTTCGACATTTATActccatgaagcaggtagagttggatGAAT aTCTCGAGGGACAACTTAACCTCGCAAATGAAaggcttgaaaaggctcaatcttccctaGCATACCAAGAGGGTCAAGCCAAGTATTTCGAAGGGCTAGCAGGATCTAGGGATGCAGCGGCGAAGGAATCAGCCAAGAAGGTGGCCCGACTGACATCTTTGTTGTCGCAATTTGAACTCAAGGCCACCGTTATTActcataaggctcgttgtcagcTGGCCGAGGAGATTAACAAGACTTTGACCAAGATCGAACAGAACCTTCTGAAGGAACATGATATTGTTAAGAAGTATCCTCGTCGTCCTATGCCTGAACCCTTGACTTACTCTTCAGGTCCTTTTTCGGGAGGAAGTGTTCCTTTGTCTCAACCGAAGAATCCTGCTGATCGCGTCGAGTCTTCCAAGAGGAAGTAG